The segment TACCACGAAATCAGCGTTGTTGATCGGCTGCCAACATACCAAACTATCAGTTCATCATTCATCATCCCTCACACCTCACAGACCGACTATTTTTCCTATCTATAATGTAAAtgtcacttttatattaatccaACTTTTACTCATTAACATAGCAGATATATAAAGCagatattagaaatttaatgcACCAATAATTTCGACCCGTCTCATATATTCCAGATATTTTCTTTAGCGagcagtaaattattattattattttatatacactgtgtacataatttttagcATAGATTcgcaagttttatttcatgccAGTTTATCATTGGTCGTTTTCAATGTTATCCACGTATTTCCCGTCCAtgtaagatttaataaatataaaacacatacattaaaacacacacacgcacgcatgcaagcacaaacacacacagacacacacacatgtacATTCACAcacacattaaaaatgtaaattagttcgccataacaaattaatataaagtgacAAGTAATTTGTCAAATTCAAAACAGTTGATTTGATCAcaagaatatgaaatatattgataaagcTCTTATCATtatttgatttctttattGACATTCTTACCAGCGGACATAAAAGTTATCTGCAACATCATATTAATCAGTCAAATTcagtatttaaaaagtctATAGAATTTTATGTTGTAAGATATTCGTTCACAGATTCTAACACAATAATAGTGTCaagaagtatattaaaaaaactgggaacactatttactttatttacatttaaagagacgaaatatatacatagttcCAACCTTCAATTTCGATCGAACAAACGATAGAATATACATCActgcatttataaaataaggttCGACATTATCGAgcagtttttaagttattttttaaaataatacacttatttaaaaaaggccAATCCCCGTGGGAGCTTAAATTTATAGACcctgtttaattattagtggAATGAACCAAAACATGAGTTGAATAACAATGCTTCTAGAAGAACGTAAACATAATGAAACGTTATAAGCATAAAGCGGCAAACTTTACGCcatattaattcatatcatcgtattatgaaaatttgcGCGCGAAATTACATAGCTATTTAACAACGATGACAGATGTCCCTTGATACTAACGCCAACCCTCCGCCTAGTGTTGCCATATGATTAGCATTCTAATATCCAATTCACTTTGAAAAGTCTAGTAAAGACTGGACGAATAACTAGTGATGAATATTTAGAGTTTTTGCAATTACAACAATAATTATCAGTTAGTaagttcacaaaaaaatatcatctcaATTTTAATcggatgtatatatatatcacacgtttgagaattaatatttttctatgaatatCATCAAAAACCATGGCAGCGTTATGAAAACACAATGAAGCTAATTAATGCGCATTATAATCGACTGACACACTGTTAAACTATAAGAATCCGACGTGCAAATAACAACACAAACGCGACAACACATAATTGatgtaattaaatcataaactttattgatctaaataaaaaatatattccctCGTCATATTAAAGTAGTTTAAAAGatcttattaaacttattcaattataaagacCTTtagaattatgaataaatgttCTAAGTGAGTTAAAAGCACGGTTTTATTGACAATTGCCAGTTTTattctctttttatttatataatagaatattaattccAAACACGTAGAGATCCGTTTGAAAGTAAAACAATAGTTACTGTGACAGAAATTTATATCCCTTTAGTAAGGCAACGACCTGATACATCCTGGGATGAATTATCGATTAagaaatttagtaaattttctatacaaattatacaaatataataaaaaccttttttatatgcaaaaaaaaaaaacgttatcaCTCAAAACGAGTGCGTATGTATCGTTGTGAAACAGTCCACAGAGTTCCTTCAACTTCCgagctaaaattatattctatttacgagactttaaaatatgaaaaataaaaaataaaaatattttcacaatatatttaaaaaaatgtacctatttaagatttattttaggtGGGCACGCCAAATCGAATTCGATACTTAACATGCTTAAATCTTGAATGATTTAacaccaaaataataaaatacaaaataaaaaaaaaattgagtaatattataatttaagtgcgttaacattttcttatatattttatatgcagttttataaacatatttaaaattttccataataACTTAGTTTATGTCATCTAAGCACTAAATTGGAAcatgaaaaaagtaaaattcagAGCTATTTTCAacttcaatacattttttgggccacttaaaacattaaagttattttaatttctatataccGTAGCAAGTTCAGCAAGATCAATTAGCTAGTTACTAAGAAACTAGGCTCCCGTACGAATGAGTCAACGCAGACTTATTTGGATATTAGATAACGTCAAAAGAGTGAAAGCTATGACAGAATCGTCTTCGTCTTCCTTCATAGctatggttaaaaaaaaaaaacaaatgaatgacaaggaataaattgtttgaatGTATtcgataacaaatatttaccacATACAGATGTATCAAGTTACAGTCCATTCATTCTTTTCAATTAAACAACTGTGAATTGTTTTGTCATTCTTTCttcattatatacaattaattttcgtAAGAAATCGccttgttgttttttttttctggatATTACGACcgttaaaaacttataatagacTTTTAACAGGCTCATACAGAATAATAGGCTTCTTTACCTATTAAGAAGAAACTTATAGCATATCAATACTTAAACTCCTATGGAATTTAACTTTCAGCAACTGTTATGGTTGCTGAATTCTCAACATCAGGTTCaatgtacaataatataatatgctaGGTACATctgaaaatcatatatatttttttaaattcttgtcAGATGAAACATTCTTATTAGAAATCCAAAATATTAGCCAGatctaaatgtaaatatgagattgatatatatacaaaaaaattatttcatataacagAGAATTCCTAACAtccaaatattacaatataaattaacactcagccaatgtatataattgtatagtCTACTAGTGACCTcatgcatatttttataatatataatctataataattatgtgttattatttaagtggaattatattttaaatatttattactggacaacttataaatctatatttaaaaaaaaaatgtaagctGGAATAAATTTCACATCATAAACTCATATTGGTGAGTTAATGTcgcataaataatttatagaaaaaattatatgttaaattatagaaataaataataatagtcatACAAcactttattattgtatttagtaTGACATTTAAAAGACATCCTAATTCcctataaattacaatatgttCTATTTCCACAATTATGTTGTATTggacattaaaaaatgtcaatgaatcgtttaaattttataattcaactaacaataaatgtaacaaaatcacatgttaataatttaattacttaaaatatctaattttttaattatttcatataaaatattcattcaacCAGAagtcatttgttttaattaattacccaCTGTGCTTAATGAACATATATCATGAAACATGTTTTTCATTTGGTATGGCTAAAGTgcaactaattatataaattttaaatatagatgtttatataaataaataatgcaattATCAAAATCATTCCCTTTTttgctaatatatttaaagtcatatttttttttaataccgcTCCAATAAAAGTAGATAATTTTGAATGACTATGGGATTCATTACATGTACTACAGTATACCCgattctattattaatttacggTATCCATTGTTAAGAATAGACAAGATCGaggataaatataatcaattccGAGAggataaattaactttaattaaaaatttttaataatacaattttttgttagtgttaaaattataaataaaaataattatttgttctatagataacttatttcaaatatctcAAGTATAGTTATTTCTACAATAACACTGACACCTgtctttattaagaaaattgagaagctattataattgattaaatgaaaaaaaataataaaaatatatatgaattaaaattttgtattgcaAGATAACAACAACTAAATCATAAACCTTAGAAAAATGTCCATGCTATGACCAATTCTTAATAAGATGGATAGATAGATATTTTCATcatctaaataattttcttgtatGAATGTCGGCAAGAAAGGTATAACTAACTATAATTACGGACACAATtctaattgaaaacaaaaccaaatctatattatgatatagtgtttatgttttatgatgACTGATCTCATAATAATCTCGATATCTTATTATTACACAATGATAACCAAATTAAACTCAAAATGTAAACAGGCTCCTGgactttaaattacataaatagcacagattataaaaaaataaaaacaaacaaaccttACCTTGAAAGAGCTGTGTACTAAGGTTTCGTCGAGATCTATGACCATACATTTTTTGTGCATATCCTGATGTCTCACTGGTGGTAATAAAGGTCGTGGTGCATGATCTGACATAACAAGAAGGGGGGGTGACGCTCTGCCATCGATACTGTTGGTGCCATTTCCACCGGGGGGCCCTTTTCCGCGGCCCCCACGCCAACAACACAGTAAAGATCGTAGGAAACCTCCACCGCCACTTGACTTCTTGCTCCCCAATGGAGTGGAGCCAGAAACTGGCGTTCCATCCTCGTTATTTTGCTGTCCGCCAGGCGAAGACCCTATAACAAACAATTCGGCCAAACTTGACACCGCACTCAAGGAAGTTCATTCGCACTCTGGGTGTGCCGTTAAAGACAAATTCTCAAGGTTGCTTGTGAGAATGATATCGCTGCCACACGTTTGAAATGTTTACTTCAGCGTTGTtctcacaataaaaataatacgagtatatacCGACCACAATTTTCTTACATTAGAACCATTAGTGGTACACTTATACGTTTCGTTGAAAGGTAACACTACACGCTCTAATTTCATGGCAGTGGGTAACAGGTGTAGCTGGGTTTAGTTTTACCTCTTTCAGATCCATAGTTGTTTAATTGTTCGTCATCCCGTGACACTTGAGTTATAATGGACGATGCGTccatttaaacatttgttttggGCCTTGGTAGAAATGGCAATGacgttattgaaaaattttaacaccataaaactattttttatcttccttttatttcacaaaatgGCAGGCTGGCTCTGGGCAAATACCAACTAGAAGCGCCGCCAACATTACAATAACACACACTTTATCTCTCTCTATCATACtaaggaagaagaagaaattGATATATACATTCTTTAAGTTACTGAAATTGTCAACAACCTTTTACGTTTGAATGTTGCTAGGTTAACAAATGTAACAAGAAAAGTgtcgtaataatatattcagttcagttaatgttatttttcagatatgaaaattaaaggtAATCGATCGTATTTCGgtcgaatttattaaattatttaacttcgGACTTGAGTTCAActaatttatcatattatgaattttagtaCAACGTgcaaaaaaaagattaaattgttataagacAGAATTAAAGTGTTTATAAGTTACGTATACACACCggtgatttaattaataaaaaatgttaagcaGTACACAAGAGTACttggtataaatattaatatcatttatttactttatcttGTATATAACGCAAGAGAAACAACTTTTTAGtagtatattatgtatttatttaaaaataaatattttttaaaaaagctttTCATTAACGTCAAAAGTTTCAATAGTCTGAAAGTGATCTGTGAATTGTGTGTAATAGTcgatttattacattacagattattgaatatgaaattacGTATAGAAAATAATCCGATGGGAGATTTTTAGATTATGAATACAGATTTgaatagtttgttttaaaaaattcagttttttgctaaattcaaatatttttttccaaaaataggtaaaaaataacaagaggCAGAAATATGATGATAATTGTTggatcttaaaattataaaacacttttgCTAGCAGATTCGGTTTGTTTTACACATCGAAGACATTTTTATGGTCAGCATCAATTGTTTTGGgacttaaaaatacaaaaagtatcACAACTTATCACAGCGTTGTAAGTAAAACTggtgcaaatatttttaataaagtagtcCCATTTAGagcatttatttacatttttttaatgtcgcATAGtggtattatttacaaaaatcgatttaaattgtgaaattcatattatgatttataaaaaatcgatAGTAAAAGCTAGTCATcgattaaaatagaaatcgaTTATTTGTCACTTCATTGTTCATTACGCATATGTTTCTAGTTTTCTACGACATTTATACTGATATGTGATTGTCTAAATACAGTTAAATAACGGATGTGAagttaacataaaacaatttaaaaaataagaaaaagtgACTCGACGAATtcctgttatataaaaaattatgtcggATCAGCTGCCAAATCGATGGCTTAAATGTCCACGTTTAAGTAACCATCCAATTTCAGgtaaatttattgcttttaaaacacCCCTGGACTCGAAATTTAATCACAATGTACCTGAAATGTATCGATTTACACCATCAATGGTTTTTGACTACGTTAAGAAGTAtaaagtaagttttaattgatttttcaatataacatcTTAAGAAAACACAttgcttataattaataaattattaaatattacagaaaaGATTAGGTTTATGGATAGATTTAACGAATACAACAAGATTTTACGACAGAACAGAAGTGGAGAACAGAGGgtgtatatataagaaattatcaTGTCGTGGTCATGGGCAAACACCTTCAGAACAACAAACAAAGTACTTAATTATTGGTTTATGCCAATGATgcagaatatattaaagatccATATGaccaatataataacattaaacctACAAATTTCAGACAGTTTATAGATATTGTGAGTGATTATATTGCACAAAATCCAAACAATTTAATTGGTGTCCATTGTACTCATGGATTTAACAGGACTGGTTTTCTTCTCTGCGCCTATATGATAATACAGGAGGATTGTAGTGTAgattttgcaatttttaattttgctcAAGAGAGgtacttatttgttttattttttaatatttgcatGTAAATATCCAGTAAATAACATGTATCTTTTTGATCGCAAGAAATTTAGACAAATGTTTAATCAATTAGTATTTAACAAAGTAACAATATTGTAGAATaccattttttacttttggtGACAACTTTTtggtaaatatgaaaaaaaaaataaacaaaatttttaaaaatgtacctaatattaatagatcaaattcttgttataatgtttttgaataccattattgttatatagaaTGTTGTAATGTGATTTTAGACCGCCAGGTATTTACAAGCAAGACTATATTGATGAACTAATAAAAAGATTCAAAGGTGATTGCGCGTTGGAGGCTCCCACGCTACCCGATTGGTGTGACGGTaaagaaacattaattttttataacaagtaaCCAATTATGAAGGACCAAATAATCTGATGGGTGTAGAAATAGTGAAGGaacttcataatatatattaatctaataaatcttaattagtttaaagatagtctgtttaaaattaaaacatttgaataCAGATTCtgagaatttttgtttttattaatctgaTATACTGAAGAAGCTGGAAGGAATATTCTTTAGCAATTACTCTTAGAATTTCATTAAcaacttttaaatgtttttttaatatataatacaataatttttggaATTAAATTCACAGAAGAACAAATTGATTATGATGACAATGATAGAGATGGCTCTAGTCACTCACAGAGTAATTCTTCAAGAAAGAGGTATGATTAtactatgaataaattaaaagtaataaaactcttataaaatttctaggACAAATTTTGTAAGTAGTAGTTAGATGCtacttcaattttattcaatcGTCTGTATGTAAATCTTTATGACTTAGCAGTATTGAGATTTTAGAGATATAAAACAGTACCATAGTAAcgagtttaatattattataataccacGCCCAGGTCATAGAATAATAgatgtattcttaaattttttagggAGGGgaaatacataaacaaaaagttCATGATAGAACACGAAAAAGTAACATTATTGACTGACACGAAGAAAATCGATGCAATACGTGAAACGGCGGCCTCATATTTGAAGTGGAAAGTGAATGATTTCCCTGGAGCACAGCCGGTTTCAATGACTaggaaaaatatagaaaatttgcAAAAGTACCCCTATCAAGTGTCTTGGAAAGCTGATGGTGTTAGgtgatattatttacattatgataacttaataatatattttttttcatgtattaAAACCTACAAGTAAAATGCTAGACTCTGGTTCATATACTTTTACACATATatgaacataaataatgttgaatataggatttctttcatatttaatgtgttttaaagTGTATACATGTATTTCAAATGAGCCGGCGGGcaagtttgttaaaaataatctcaatTCATTTCAGATACATGATGCTTATTGTAGACGATGACGAAGTTTACATGATAGATAGagataattgtatatttaaagtggacaatttaaaatttcctcATAACACAAAACCGAGGCATCTGCGGAAAACTTTACTAGACGGAGTGGGTTATTAATagaatcattataaatataacagctagaacattatataagtataacattatttgcctttattttaacataatacgCATTAATGTATTGATTGTTTATTTGaactgaaataattattatttctataatttccTATTGaacttttttcatatcttaAGTTTCagtaagataatatttatatatttttttgttctcagGAAATGGTTATAGACAAAGTTGATGGTAGAGAAAAACcgagatatttaatttatgatataataaggTTTGAAGATACGAATGTAGGCAGAGAACACTTTTATCCGGTTAGGCTTCATTGTATAGAAGTGGAAATCGTTAATCCCAGGTAAGAGAAAGATAATGGTAGTCTTAAAAGTTAACGGAAACTTTTTCATGATTAtatgtaatgaattttaattttgtcacTAGTGAATTGAATAAACTAaacttgttttcttttaaatatagaaaatatatagcatcaggaaaataattaatttggagTTTATTAATGTGAAAAACTGGCTTTATTGTGTACCATAGATCCATACAGctgagtatatttttaaatttagaaaatacataGTTATCATAACTACGTAATTATGATAACTATGGTATGTATCTAGCTAGTACCTACCCAGTACACATTAATAAAGttcctttaataatataaaatatgacactttatccatttaaaatttaaaaaaacaatacaattacTTTGTTTCGCTTTGAAGTAATGATTCAttcaatgatattaaattaaatatttttattaatgacagaatttatatacaatactcaactcatctaaatatatatatatatgtatttgattttatacatgtcatatcatatttaatgagaaattGTATGtgaatgtatgtttgtttgttactgTGACAAGCAAAAGCTGCTGAAGTCATTATCTGTAACATTAGAAAAAGTACAACTAAAAGTCTTGGATGTATTTTAGATcatgaaagaaatatataattatatgtacatatcttAATCTTGTTTTTAAGAAATCGAGCTATAGTGAGCGGTCATATAAGAAAAGAATTGGAACCATTCAGTGTTATCATAAAACGTTTCTGGGATGTAAGGATGGCACACAGTTTACTGGAGGATAAGT is part of the Danaus plexippus chromosome 2, MEX_DaPlex, whole genome shotgun sequence genome and harbors:
- the LOC116779480 gene encoding mRNA-capping enzyme; this translates as MSDQLPNRWLKCPRLSNHPISGKFIAFKTPLDSKFNHNVPEMYRFTPSMVFDYVKKYKKRLGLWIDLTNTTRFYDRTEVENRGCIYKKLSCRGHGQTPSEQQTKQFIDIVSDYIAQNPNNLIGVHCTHGFNRTGFLLCAYMIIQEDCSVDFAIFNFAQERPPGIYKQDYIDELIKRFKGDCALEAPTLPDWCDEEQIDYDDNDRDGSSHSQSNSSRKREGKYINKKFMIEHEKVTLLTDTKKIDAIRETAASYLKWKVNDFPGAQPVSMTRKNIENLQKYPYQVSWKADGVRYMMLIVDDDEVYMIDRDNCIFKVDNLKFPHNTKPRHLRKTLLDGEMVIDKVDGREKPRYLIYDIIRFEDTNVGREHFYPVRLHCIEVEIVNPRNRAIVSGHIRKELEPFSVIIKRFWDVRMAHSLLEDKFIRTLHHEPDGLIFQPSEMPYSGGPCEFILKWKPSDQNSIDFKLVLEKETGLGLVSETKGNLYVGGSNVPFGWTAYNKKIKHLNNKIIECKLVNRCWVFMRERTDKSFPNSYTTAKAVMESIVNPVTKEYLLDFIKYNSYRKPDINQSKRPRLE